The following are from one region of the Corylus avellana chromosome ca1, CavTom2PMs-1.0 genome:
- the LOC132181293 gene encoding ubiquitin-like-specific protease ESD4 isoform X2, with protein sequence MGARTSNRKRGDECLSFNHTYPSQNSSDFHVSKRPRFSSMHQNPDRTVVSSNSTVARLSRYPEATPRLGREVHAPCRILNYGFSSTSLNQKSGPRTSGVCEKEKPIDEMGNILSYKYNNAKNSALRAIRHLTKGKEKEEEVIDVDTDNEKGSGGGGVSEDSSIEEVEVVNGVVVNVQELDAKTMDRGLFPSSSSAVSDLTNGNLRVDNEEKMLDSLSLNHERDLSSVSAYKKLLESVEKRTSKLRNLSFEIEVNEKRRSIFQLLRPAAKPVEKVPREPFVHLTKEEEADVERAFNSNKRKVLATHENSNIEITGGILQCLRPGAWLNDEVINVYLELLKERENREPQKFLKCHFFNTFFYKKLISGKNGYDYKSVKRWTSQRKLGYSLIECDKIFVPIHKEIHWCLAVINKKDEKFQYLDSLGGMDTQVLKVLGHMSYFRQRTAMEILRLKAN encoded by the exons ATGGGTGCCCGAACGAGCAACCGTAAGCGCGGAGACGAGTGCCTGAGCTTCAACCACACGTACCCATCTCAGAACTCCTCAGATTTTCACGTTTCGAAGAGACCCAGATTCTCGTCCATGCACCAGAACCCGGACCGAACCGTTGTGTCCTCGAACAGCACCGTTGCAAGGCTTTCTCGGTACCCTGAAGCTACTCCGCGGCTGGGTAGGGAAGTCCACGCGCCGTGTAGAATTCTCAATTACGGGTTTTCCTCAACAAGTTTGAATCAGAAATCCGGCCCAAGGACTAGTGGGGTTTGTGAAAAGGAGAAGCCTATTGATGAAATGGGGAACATACTGAGTTACAAGTACAATAATGCGAAGAATAGCGCATTGCGAGCTATTCGGCACTTGACAAAGGGGAAGGAGAAGGAGGAAGAGGTGATTGATGTGGATACGGATAATGAAAAGGGCAGTGGAGGCGGCGGAGTGTCCGAAGATTCGAGTATTGAGGAGGTTGAGGTTGTTAATGGGGTGGTGGTCAATGTGCAGGAATTGGATGCTAAGACAATGGATAGAGGGCTTTTTCCCTCGTCGTCTTCTGCGGTTTCAGACTTGACGAATGGGAATTTGAGAGTGGACAATGAGGAGAAGATGTTAGATTCTTTGTCGCTGAATCACGAGCGGGATTTGTCGAGCGTCTCCGCTTACAAGAAGTTGCTGGAGTCCGTGGAAAAGCGGACTTCAAAATTGAGAAACCTGAGTTTTGAGATTGAGGTGAATGAGAAGCGTCGGTCTATTTTTCAGTTGTTGCGTCCAGCAGCGAAACCGGTGGAG AAAGTGCCGCGAGAACCTTTTGTTCATCTTACGAAGGAGGAAGAGGCTGATGTTGAACGTGCATTTAATTCCAATAA GCGGAAGGTCTTAGCCACTCATGAAAACTCTAACATTGAGATCACAGGAGGAATTTTGCAGTGTCTTAGACCAGGTGCATGGTTGAATGATGAG GTCATAAATGTGTACCTTGAGTTGCTGAAAGAGAGGGAAAATAGAGAGCCACAAAAATTCTTGAAGTGCCATTTCTTCAACACATTTTTCTATAAGAAG TTAATAAGCGGGAAGAATGGCTATGATTATAAATCTGTCAAAAGATGGACTAGCCAAAGGAAATTGGGATATAGCCTCATTGAGTGTGACAAA ATATTCGTCCCTATACACAAAGAGATACATTGGTGCTTGGCAGTTATAAATAAGAAAGACGAGAAATTCCAATATCTTGATTCACTCGGAGGGATGGACACCCAAGTGCTGAAAGTATTG GGACACATGTCCTACTTTCGGCAGCGGACTGCAATGGAGATTCTTAGATTGAAAGCCAACTAG
- the LOC132177860 gene encoding kinesin-like protein KIN-13A yields the protein MGGQMQQSNAAAATALYDHTGGGSLHNAGPASDAGDAVMARWLQSAGLQHLASPLASTGIDHRLLPNLLMQGYGAQSAEEKQRLFKLMRNLNFNGESASEPYTPTAQSSGGMAASDGFYSQEFRGDFGAGLLDLHAMDDTELLSEHVISEPFEPSPFMPGGTRAIDNDFNVTSSGQQGGQLDTDASVPLPTNEREGAKENNVAKIKVVVRKRPLNKKELSRKEEDIVTVFDSSYLAVHEPKVKVDLTAYVEKHEFCFDAVLNEQVTNDEVYRVTVEPIIPTIFERTKATCFAYGQTGSGKTFTMQPLPLRAAEDLVRLLHQPFYRNQRFKLWLSYFEIYGGKLFDLLSDRKKLFMREDGKQQVCIVGLQEFEVSDVQIVKEYIERGNAARSTGSTGANEESSRSHAILQLAVKKHSEVKDSKRNNDVNESKAGKIVGKISFIDLAGSERGADTTDNDRQTRIEGAEINKSLLALKECIRALDNDQIHIPFRGSKLTEVLRDSFVGNSRTVMISCISPNAGSCEHTLNTLRYADRVKSLSKSGNARKDQAINSIPPNNKDISSALSLPVSLDSEDVYDQRQEMNVADTGRRVAEKESLSYNPTADYNKQPSNFSSSYPLNGREEKGVVSSSTDRERYEMKSSYGDSTIQKAHSYPQISVDTEEKVQKVSPPRRKVSREEKSEKLGSWMKKDSSGSDLSTTGIKLPNTGNYSTSNVGSRQYEPEPPPDGNINAILEEEEALIAAHRKEIEDTMEIVREEMKLLAEVDQPGSLIDNYVTQLNFVLSRKAAGLVSLQARLARFQHRLKEQEILSRKRVPR from the exons ATGGGTGGCCAGATGCAGCAGAGCAATGCTGCGGCCGCGACCGCCCTCTACGACCACACCGGCGGCGGGTCCCTCCACAATGCAGGCCCCGCTAGCGACGCGGGGGATGCGGTCATGGCGCGTTGGCTCCAGTCCGCCGGGTTGCAGCATCTGGCCTCTCCCTTGGCCTCCACCGGTATCGATCACCGTCTCCTCCCCAATCTTCTCATGCAG GGTTATGGAGCGCAGTCTGCTGAAGAGAAACAGAGGCTTTTTAAGTTGATGAGAAACCTCAATTTTAATGGGGAGTCTGCTTCTGAGCCATACACACCTACTGCCCAAAGCTCAGGAGGGATGGCTGCATCAGATGGGTTTTATTCTCAAGAGTTCAGGGGTGATTTTGGAGCTGGGCTTTTGGATCTTCATGCAATGGATGATACAGAGCTTCTGTCCGAG CATGTTATTTCAGAACCCTTTGAGCCCTCGCCATTTATGCCAGGTGGTACAAGAGCAATTGACAATGACTTTAATGTGACAAGCAGTGGACAGCAAGGAGGGCAACTAGATACAGATGCATCAGTTCCCTTACCTACGAATGAAAGAGAGGGCGCAAAGGAAAACAACGTGGCTAAAATTAAAGTTGTG GTACGTAAAAGACCTTTAAACAAGAAGGAGCTTTCTCGGAAGGAGGAGGATATAGTAACTGTGTTTGACAGTTCTTATTTGGCTGTTCATGAACCCAAAGTGAAG GTGGACTTGACTGCATATGTGGAGAAGCACGAGTTTTGTTTTGATGCTGTTCTCAATGAGCAAGTCACCAATGATGAG GTATACCGGGTTACTGTTGAACCAATCATTCCTACCATTTTTGAGCGAACAAAGGCTACATGTTTTGCTTATGGTCAGACAG GTAGTGGTAAGACATTCACAATGCAGCCGTTACCTTTAAGAGCTGCGGAAGACCTTGTTAGATTGTTGCATCAGCCATTCTATCGTAATCAGAGATTCAAATTGTGGCTTAGCTATTTTGAGATATATGGTGGAAAACTCTTTGATCTTCTCAGCGACAGAAA GAAACTTTTCATGAGGGAAGATGGAAAGCAACAAGTTTGCATTGTTGGACTGCAAGAATTTGAAGTTTCTGATGTACAAATTGTTAAAGAATACATTGAGAGGGGTAATGCTGCAAGAAGTACAGGGTCCACTGGTGCCAATGAGGAATCTTCCAGGTCACATGCTATCTTACAACTTGCTGTTAAGAAGCACAGTGAGGTAAAAGATTCCAAGCGTAACAATGATGTAAATGAGTCTAAAGCTGGGAAAATTGTTGGGAAGATTTCTTTCATTGATCTTGCTGGCAGTGAGAGAGGTGCTGACACCACTGATAATGACCGACAGACAAG GATTGAGGGAGCAGAAATCAACAAGAGCCTTTTGGCGCTTAAGGAGTGCATTCGTGCTCTGGACAATGATCAGATCCATATTCCTTTTCGTGGAAGCAAACTAACAGAAGTGCTTCGTGACTCCTTTGTTGGCAATTCAAGGACTGTTATGATCTCTTGCATTTCTCCAAATGCAGGTTCATGTGAGCATACACTCAACACTTTGCGATATGCAGATAG GGTTAAAAGTCTTTCTAAAAGTGGAAATGCAAGAAAGGATCAGGCAATAAATTCAATACCACCAAATAATAAAGATATTTCATCAGCATTATCTCTGCCAGTTTCTCTTGACTCCGAGGATGTTTATGACCAGCGTCAAGAGATGAATGTAGCAGATACAGGTAGAAGGGTTGCTGAAAAGGAAAGTCTCTCGTACAATCCTACTGCTGATTATAATAAACAGCCCTCCAATTTTTCATCAAGTTACCCCTTAAATGGAAGGGAGGAAAAAGGGGTGGTTTCTAGCTCAACGGACAGGGAGAGGTACGAAATGAAAAGTTCTTATGGTGATTCTACTATTCAAAAGGCGCACTCGTATCCCCAAATCTCAGTAGATACAGAAGAGAAAGTGCAAAAGGTGTCACCACCTCGTAGAAAAGTATCTAGGGAAGAGAAATCTGAGAAGCTGGGGAGCTGGATGAAAAAAGATTCTAGTGGATCGGATCTCTCCACCACAGGCATCAAGCTGCCGAATACAGGCAATTACAGCACAAGTAATGTTGGATCCCGACAATATGAACCTGAACCTCCTCCTGACGGAAATATAAATGCAATACTTGAG GAAGAAGAGGCCTTAATTGCTGCTCATAGAAAAGAAATTGAGGACACCATGGAGATTGTTCGTGAA GAAATGAAACTGCTAGCAGAAGTGGACCAACCAGGCAGTCTCATTGACAACTATGTGACGCAGTTGAACTTTGTGCTTTCTCGTAAGGCAGCAGGGCTGGTTAGTCTTCAAGCTCGCCTCGCAAGGTTCCAGCACCGGTTGAAAGAACAGGAAATACTTAGTCGGAAACGAGTACCTCGTTAA
- the LOC132181293 gene encoding ubiquitin-like-specific protease ESD4 isoform X3, translating into MGARTSNRKRGDECLSFNHTYPSQNSSDFHVSKRPRFSSMHQNPDRTVVSSNSTVARLSRYPEATPRLGREVHAPCRILNYGFSSTSLNQKSGPRTSGVCEKEKPIDEMGNILSYKYNNAKNSALRAIRHLTKGKEKEEEVIDVDTDNEKGSGGGGVSEDSSIEEVEVVNGVVVNVQELDAKTMDRGLFPSSSSAVSDLTNGNLRVDNEEKMLDSLSLNHERDLSSVSAYKKLLESVEKRTSKLRNLSFEIEVNEKRRSIFQLLRPAAKPVEKVPREPFVHLTKEEEADVERAFNSNKRKVLATHENSNIEITGGILQCLRPGAWLNDEVINVYLELLKERENREPQKFLKCHFFNTFFYKKLISGKNGYDYKSVKRWTSQRKLGYSLIECDKIFVPIHKEIHWCLAVINKKDEKFQYLDSLGGMDTQVLKVLMR; encoded by the exons ATGGGTGCCCGAACGAGCAACCGTAAGCGCGGAGACGAGTGCCTGAGCTTCAACCACACGTACCCATCTCAGAACTCCTCAGATTTTCACGTTTCGAAGAGACCCAGATTCTCGTCCATGCACCAGAACCCGGACCGAACCGTTGTGTCCTCGAACAGCACCGTTGCAAGGCTTTCTCGGTACCCTGAAGCTACTCCGCGGCTGGGTAGGGAAGTCCACGCGCCGTGTAGAATTCTCAATTACGGGTTTTCCTCAACAAGTTTGAATCAGAAATCCGGCCCAAGGACTAGTGGGGTTTGTGAAAAGGAGAAGCCTATTGATGAAATGGGGAACATACTGAGTTACAAGTACAATAATGCGAAGAATAGCGCATTGCGAGCTATTCGGCACTTGACAAAGGGGAAGGAGAAGGAGGAAGAGGTGATTGATGTGGATACGGATAATGAAAAGGGCAGTGGAGGCGGCGGAGTGTCCGAAGATTCGAGTATTGAGGAGGTTGAGGTTGTTAATGGGGTGGTGGTCAATGTGCAGGAATTGGATGCTAAGACAATGGATAGAGGGCTTTTTCCCTCGTCGTCTTCTGCGGTTTCAGACTTGACGAATGGGAATTTGAGAGTGGACAATGAGGAGAAGATGTTAGATTCTTTGTCGCTGAATCACGAGCGGGATTTGTCGAGCGTCTCCGCTTACAAGAAGTTGCTGGAGTCCGTGGAAAAGCGGACTTCAAAATTGAGAAACCTGAGTTTTGAGATTGAGGTGAATGAGAAGCGTCGGTCTATTTTTCAGTTGTTGCGTCCAGCAGCGAAACCGGTGGAG AAAGTGCCGCGAGAACCTTTTGTTCATCTTACGAAGGAGGAAGAGGCTGATGTTGAACGTGCATTTAATTCCAATAA GCGGAAGGTCTTAGCCACTCATGAAAACTCTAACATTGAGATCACAGGAGGAATTTTGCAGTGTCTTAGACCAGGTGCATGGTTGAATGATGAG GTCATAAATGTGTACCTTGAGTTGCTGAAAGAGAGGGAAAATAGAGAGCCACAAAAATTCTTGAAGTGCCATTTCTTCAACACATTTTTCTATAAGAAG TTAATAAGCGGGAAGAATGGCTATGATTATAAATCTGTCAAAAGATGGACTAGCCAAAGGAAATTGGGATATAGCCTCATTGAGTGTGACAAA ATATTCGTCCCTATACACAAAGAGATACATTGGTGCTTGGCAGTTATAAATAAGAAAGACGAGAAATTCCAATATCTTGATTCACTCGGAGGGATGGACACCCAAGTGCTGAAAGTATTG ATGAGGTGA
- the LOC132181293 gene encoding ubiquitin-like-specific protease ESD4 isoform X1 — protein sequence MGARTSNRKRGDECLSFNHTYPSQNSSDFHVSKRPRFSSMHQNPDRTVVSSNSTVARLSRYPEATPRLGREVHAPCRILNYGFSSTSLNQKSGPRTSGVCEKEKPIDEMGNILSYKYNNAKNSALRAIRHLTKGKEKEEEVIDVDTDNEKGSGGGGVSEDSSIEEVEVVNGVVVNVQELDAKTMDRGLFPSSSSAVSDLTNGNLRVDNEEKMLDSLSLNHERDLSSVSAYKKLLESVEKRTSKLRNLSFEIEVNEKRRSIFQLLRPAAKPVEKVPREPFVHLTKEEEADVERAFNSNKRKVLATHENSNIEITGGILQCLRPGAWLNDEVINVYLELLKERENREPQKFLKCHFFNTFFYKKLISGKNGYDYKSVKRWTSQRKLGYSLIECDKIFVPIHKEIHWCLAVINKKDEKFQYLDSLGGMDTQVLKVLAKYFVDEVKDKSGKDINVSSWKQEFVEDLPEQENGFDCGVFMIKYADFYSRGIGLCFNQGHMSYFRQRTAMEILRLKAN from the exons ATGGGTGCCCGAACGAGCAACCGTAAGCGCGGAGACGAGTGCCTGAGCTTCAACCACACGTACCCATCTCAGAACTCCTCAGATTTTCACGTTTCGAAGAGACCCAGATTCTCGTCCATGCACCAGAACCCGGACCGAACCGTTGTGTCCTCGAACAGCACCGTTGCAAGGCTTTCTCGGTACCCTGAAGCTACTCCGCGGCTGGGTAGGGAAGTCCACGCGCCGTGTAGAATTCTCAATTACGGGTTTTCCTCAACAAGTTTGAATCAGAAATCCGGCCCAAGGACTAGTGGGGTTTGTGAAAAGGAGAAGCCTATTGATGAAATGGGGAACATACTGAGTTACAAGTACAATAATGCGAAGAATAGCGCATTGCGAGCTATTCGGCACTTGACAAAGGGGAAGGAGAAGGAGGAAGAGGTGATTGATGTGGATACGGATAATGAAAAGGGCAGTGGAGGCGGCGGAGTGTCCGAAGATTCGAGTATTGAGGAGGTTGAGGTTGTTAATGGGGTGGTGGTCAATGTGCAGGAATTGGATGCTAAGACAATGGATAGAGGGCTTTTTCCCTCGTCGTCTTCTGCGGTTTCAGACTTGACGAATGGGAATTTGAGAGTGGACAATGAGGAGAAGATGTTAGATTCTTTGTCGCTGAATCACGAGCGGGATTTGTCGAGCGTCTCCGCTTACAAGAAGTTGCTGGAGTCCGTGGAAAAGCGGACTTCAAAATTGAGAAACCTGAGTTTTGAGATTGAGGTGAATGAGAAGCGTCGGTCTATTTTTCAGTTGTTGCGTCCAGCAGCGAAACCGGTGGAG AAAGTGCCGCGAGAACCTTTTGTTCATCTTACGAAGGAGGAAGAGGCTGATGTTGAACGTGCATTTAATTCCAATAA GCGGAAGGTCTTAGCCACTCATGAAAACTCTAACATTGAGATCACAGGAGGAATTTTGCAGTGTCTTAGACCAGGTGCATGGTTGAATGATGAG GTCATAAATGTGTACCTTGAGTTGCTGAAAGAGAGGGAAAATAGAGAGCCACAAAAATTCTTGAAGTGCCATTTCTTCAACACATTTTTCTATAAGAAG TTAATAAGCGGGAAGAATGGCTATGATTATAAATCTGTCAAAAGATGGACTAGCCAAAGGAAATTGGGATATAGCCTCATTGAGTGTGACAAA ATATTCGTCCCTATACACAAAGAGATACATTGGTGCTTGGCAGTTATAAATAAGAAAGACGAGAAATTCCAATATCTTGATTCACTCGGAGGGATGGACACCCAAGTGCTGAAAGTATTG GCTAAATATTTTGTAGATGAGGTGAAAGACAAGAGTGGAAAAGACATCAATGTAAGTTCCTGGAAACAAGAATTTGTTGAAGACCTCCCTGAACAGGAGAATGG GTTCGACTGTGGCGTGTTCATGATCAAATATGCTGACTTTTACAGCAGAGGTATTGGCCTCTGTTTCAACCAG GGACACATGTCCTACTTTCGGCAGCGGACTGCAATGGAGATTCTTAGATTGAAAGCCAACTAG